The following proteins are co-located in the Chlamydiota bacterium genome:
- a CDS encoding cysteine synthase: MKNRMDSKTILDLIGNTPLIRLQRLGAQFPSIQIDIKAEWFNPGGSVKDRPALRMILEGEKSGKLNPDKVVLDSSSGNTAIAYAMIAAFRGYQVELVMPENVSEERRKILAAYRANVIYSDPLEGSDGAIREAHRRFKKNPSKYFMPDQYNNAFNPKAHEETTAQEIWEQTSGQVTHLVAGIGTGGTVMGTGRGLKAHNSKIQVIAVEPADALHGLEGMKHMASSIVPGIYNEKFLDQKISIETEDAYEMTRALAREEGILVGQSSGAVLCGILKVAGQLKEGLIVGVFPDGGDKYLTTRVWE; this comes from the coding sequence ATGAAAAATAGGATGGATTCTAAGACAATTCTTGATTTAATCGGTAACACCCCTTTAATTCGCCTTCAGCGTTTAGGAGCTCAGTTCCCCTCTATTCAAATTGATATCAAGGCTGAATGGTTTAATCCAGGAGGGTCTGTGAAGGATCGTCCTGCCCTGAGGATGATTTTAGAGGGGGAGAAATCTGGAAAACTTAACCCCGATAAGGTCGTCTTAGACTCTTCTTCTGGAAATACGGCCATTGCTTACGCTATGATTGCTGCTTTTCGCGGTTATCAAGTTGAACTCGTCATGCCTGAAAATGTGAGTGAAGAAAGAAGGAAAATTTTGGCTGCCTATAGGGCCAACGTCATTTATTCCGATCCCCTGGAAGGTTCAGATGGTGCCATTCGAGAAGCCCATCGCCGGTTTAAGAAAAATCCGTCAAAATATTTTATGCCGGACCAATACAACAATGCTTTTAATCCTAAGGCTCATGAAGAAACGACGGCCCAGGAAATTTGGGAGCAAACTTCGGGTCAGGTGACTCATTTAGTGGCTGGCATAGGTACAGGGGGAACCGTGATGGGAACAGGACGAGGGCTCAAGGCTCACAATTCAAAGATTCAAGTCATTGCGGTTGAGCCTGCTGATGCGCTTCATGGTTTGGAGGGAATGAAGCACATGGCTTCATCGATTGTTCCCGGAATTTACAATGAAAAATTTTTGGATCAGAAAATTTCGATTGAAACTGAAGATGCTTACGAGATGACTCGGGCACTGGCTAGAGAAGAGGGAATACTTGTTGGCCAATCATCGGGTGCTGTGCTCTGCGGAATTTTAAAAGTTGCGGGTCAATTAAAGGAAGGTTTAATTGTCGGTGTTTTCCCTGATGGAGGGGATAAGTATTTAACGACGAGAGTATGGGAATAA